From the genome of Muricauda sp. SCSIO 64092, one region includes:
- a CDS encoding alpha/beta hydrolase, with protein sequence MKIGFTVLCLIYSLTFYAQEIIALPKTDDGNLEWVGPEKTFFSEIWKTQVVTNVSQPSMQVFRPKPENNSGTAVVVAPGGGLYALSIENEGTAVAEWLAKKGVTTFVLKYRLVPTGDDGTAEIMSTPPATVLQKAGEVLPFAVTDGLNAIAHIRENASTYGINPNKIGFLGFSAGGAVTMGVGYDYTEENRPDFLVPVYAWTDAQAIQKPKTNAPPMFIVCASNDPLGLAKGSVALYSSMLDANKNVSLMMYSKGGHGFGMYPQGLPSDTWIERFYDWAISEELIPKPVQ encoded by the coding sequence ATGAAAATTGGTTTTACCGTACTGTGCCTCATATACAGTTTAACTTTTTATGCCCAGGAAATCATTGCGTTACCCAAAACGGATGATGGAAATTTGGAGTGGGTGGGACCGGAGAAAACGTTTTTCTCTGAAATTTGGAAGACCCAGGTAGTAACCAATGTCTCCCAACCAAGCATGCAAGTATTCCGACCAAAACCGGAAAACAATTCAGGGACTGCCGTAGTGGTAGCCCCGGGAGGTGGTTTGTATGCCCTGAGTATTGAAAACGAGGGTACGGCAGTGGCCGAATGGTTGGCCAAAAAGGGGGTTACGACCTTTGTTCTTAAATATCGATTGGTCCCTACAGGGGACGATGGCACTGCGGAGATAATGTCCACTCCTCCAGCCACCGTTTTACAAAAAGCTGGGGAAGTCCTCCCTTTTGCCGTAACCGATGGATTGAACGCTATTGCCCATATTAGGGAAAATGCTTCGACCTATGGGATAAATCCAAATAAAATAGGCTTTTTGGGTTTTTCTGCCGGAGGTGCGGTCACCATGGGTGTGGGATATGACTATACCGAAGAAAACAGACCGGACTTTTTGGTTCCTGTATATGCCTGGACGGATGCCCAAGCTATCCAAAAGCCAAAAACCAATGCACCGCCCATGTTCATCGTTTGTGCCTCCAATGATCCCCTAGGTCTCGCCAAAGGTTCCGTAGCATTGTATTCTTCCATGTTGGATGCCAATAAAAATGTCTCCTTGATGATGTATTCCAAAGGAGGTCATGGATTCGGGATGTACCCGCAGGGGTTACCCTCGGACACCTGGATAGAACGATTTTATGACTGGGCCATTAGCGAGGAACTAATTCCAAAACCAGTCCAATAA
- the mazG gene encoding nucleoside triphosphate pyrophosphohydrolase, translated as MKTREEQLKAFDRLLTIMEELREQCPWDRKQTLQSLRHLTIEETYELGDAILDNDLEEVKKELGDLLLHIVFYAKIGSETQDFDIADVANGICDKLINRHPHIYGDVSVSDETEVKRNWEDIKLKEGKKSVLQGVPNSLPALVKANRIQEKVAGVGFDWEQPEQVFEKLQEELGELQEELKVADKDKIEHEFGDVLFSMVNYARFLGVNPENALERTNKKFIHRFQYLEEKAKGLGKTLKDMTLTEMDVFWEEAKKVES; from the coding sequence ATGAAAACACGGGAGGAACAACTAAAGGCTTTTGACCGATTATTGACCATAATGGAGGAACTCAGGGAACAGTGCCCATGGGACAGAAAGCAAACCTTACAATCACTGCGACACTTGACCATTGAAGAAACCTATGAACTTGGCGATGCCATTTTGGACAATGATCTGGAGGAGGTAAAGAAGGAATTGGGGGATTTACTGCTGCACATCGTTTTCTATGCCAAAATAGGTTCGGAAACGCAGGATTTTGATATTGCGGATGTCGCCAATGGAATTTGTGATAAGTTGATCAATCGGCATCCACATATATATGGCGATGTTTCCGTGAGTGATGAAACGGAAGTAAAACGCAATTGGGAGGATATCAAACTCAAAGAAGGTAAAAAAAGTGTACTCCAAGGCGTACCGAACAGTTTGCCCGCTTTGGTAAAAGCGAACCGCATTCAGGAAAAGGTAGCTGGAGTAGGTTTTGATTGGGAACAACCGGAACAGGTTTTTGAAAAGTTACAGGAGGAATTGGGGGAGCTTCAGGAAGAACTAAAAGTTGCAGATAAGGACAAGATTGAACATGAGTTTGGGGATGTGTTGTTTTCCATGGTCAATTACGCCCGATTTCTGGGGGTAAATCCTGAAAATGCCCTGGAACGTACCAATAAAAAATTCATACATCGCTTTCAGTATTTGGAAGAAAAAGCAAAAGGACTGGGCAAGACCTTAAAGGACATGACCTTAACCGAAATGGATGTCTTTTGGGAAGAAGCGAAAAAGGTGGAGAGTTGA
- a CDS encoding GDSL-type esterase/lipase family protein, giving the protein MLCKIVLEASMKYCLCTGFLLITSFFFAQDSVPFGKEVVEIVKRNDSLWDSSRETIVFTGSSSIRFWKDLQERFPENQVLNAGFGGSQASDLLYHLNDLVLRYEPKKVFVYEGDNDIFSKKSPRKILQTTQNIVEHILKSDGEREVVLISAKPSISRWKLRGRYRRLNRKLAKFAMNTQQVAFVDVWSPMLNGRKVKTDIFVEDGLHMNGKGYEIWYNALKEFVD; this is encoded by the coding sequence ATGCTTTGTAAAATAGTACTTGAAGCTTCAATGAAATATTGCCTGTGTACAGGCTTTCTTTTGATCACTTCCTTCTTTTTTGCGCAAGATTCCGTTCCCTTTGGGAAAGAGGTGGTGGAAATTGTAAAACGGAATGATTCCCTATGGGATTCGTCCAGGGAAACCATCGTTTTTACGGGTAGTTCCAGTATCCGGTTTTGGAAGGACCTACAGGAACGATTTCCAGAAAATCAAGTGTTAAATGCCGGTTTTGGAGGGTCCCAGGCATCGGATTTGCTTTATCATCTCAACGATTTGGTATTGCGCTACGAACCTAAAAAAGTCTTTGTTTACGAGGGTGACAATGATATTTTTTCTAAAAAAAGTCCGCGAAAAATTTTGCAGACCACCCAAAACATCGTGGAACACATACTAAAGAGTGATGGGGAACGGGAAGTAGTCCTAATATCGGCAAAACCTAGTATTTCACGTTGGAAGCTACGTGGGAGGTATAGACGATTGAACAGAAAGTTGGCCAAATTCGCCATGAATACCCAACAAGTGGCCTTTGTGGATGTATGGAGTCCCATGCTCAATGGAAGAAAGGTAAAGACCGACATTTTTGTGGAAGATGGATTGCACATGAATGGAAAGGGATATGAAATATGGTATAACGCCCTTAAAGAATTTGTGGACTGA
- a CDS encoding DUF1643 domain-containing protein: protein MEFSSASGAVFSPCNRERYVLWRRWDCIKPHVLFIGLNPSTAGGKCNDATTKRIIAHAQRLGFGGYFLLNCFTRIATDPKELDPSGDWKENLNWFKKVEPHCSEVVFAWGKHKLVKKMGRDIYFKKRFPSAKCFGNNKDGSPKHPLYLPYSSTLCNV from the coding sequence TTGGAGTTTTCAAGTGCATCCGGAGCAGTTTTTAGTCCTTGTAATAGGGAACGTTATGTACTTTGGAGAAGATGGGACTGCATAAAGCCCCATGTACTCTTTATTGGTCTAAACCCCTCCACTGCCGGAGGAAAATGTAACGATGCCACTACCAAAAGAATTATTGCCCATGCCCAAAGATTGGGGTTTGGAGGCTACTTTTTGTTGAATTGTTTTACCCGTATTGCAACCGATCCAAAAGAACTGGACCCAAGTGGTGATTGGAAGGAGAACCTAAATTGGTTCAAAAAGGTGGAACCGCATTGTTCCGAGGTGGTTTTTGCATGGGGAAAACACAAATTGGTAAAGAAAATGGGACGGGACATTTATTTTAAAAAACGCTTTCCAAGTGCAAAGTGTTTTGGAAATAATAAGGACGGTTCACCAAAACACCCGCTGTACCTCCCCTATTCCAGCACACTTTGTAATGTTTAA
- a CDS encoding NADP-dependent isocitrate dehydrogenase, producing MNTKVLIKKNQGKSVNTPVKVAVAMGDGIGPEIMKATLRIMEAAGANIEPDFIELGEKVYLSGNTSGIDTNAWEAINNNKLIFKAPITTPQGKGYKSLNVTLRKSLGLFANVRPVSALHPYVPTNFPDMDVVIIRENEEDLYAGIEHRQTQDVVQCLKLITRPGCERIVRYAFEYAKAFDRKKVTCMVKDNIMKLTDGLFHQVFKEISQEYPEIENETQIIDIGSARLAAKPENYDVVVTANLYGDIISDIAAEIGGSVGMAGSANIGRNVAMFEAIHGSAPDIAGQGIANPSGLINAAVAMLAHVGQPEVGDKIKNAWLTTLEQGFHTADIYREGVSAQKVNTQGFADKVIGNLDQLPEKLPISTLANGKGIVHIPDYVRKQQEKELVGVDVFLDWQGKDPNELGDALSGIDVYRLKLKMITNRGVKVYPKGLKETYCTDHWRCRFVGVEAKIDRAEPEYAPIEFEQVVALLSKLNYLGYDVIKTENLYKFDGKRGFSLGQGE from the coding sequence ATGAATACAAAAGTATTGATCAAGAAAAATCAGGGTAAATCGGTGAACACACCTGTAAAGGTTGCCGTAGCGATGGGCGACGGCATTGGACCGGAAATTATGAAGGCGACCTTACGCATCATGGAGGCGGCCGGTGCCAACATAGAACCTGATTTTATTGAACTGGGGGAAAAAGTGTACCTCTCCGGAAATACCTCTGGAATTGATACCAACGCATGGGAGGCCATTAACAACAACAAACTTATTTTTAAGGCCCCCATTACTACCCCACAAGGTAAAGGCTACAAAAGTTTAAATGTTACCTTACGAAAATCCTTGGGACTTTTTGCCAATGTTAGGCCCGTGTCCGCTTTGCATCCTTATGTACCTACCAATTTTCCGGACATGGATGTGGTCATCATACGGGAAAATGAGGAGGACCTTTATGCTGGGATAGAACATAGGCAAACCCAGGATGTGGTGCAATGTCTTAAACTCATTACCAGACCGGGTTGTGAGCGCATTGTAAGATATGCCTTTGAATATGCCAAAGCTTTCGATAGAAAGAAAGTGACCTGTATGGTCAAGGATAATATTATGAAATTGACCGATGGATTGTTCCATCAAGTGTTCAAGGAGATCTCACAGGAATATCCAGAGATTGAAAACGAAACCCAAATTATTGATATAGGTTCTGCCCGTTTGGCGGCCAAACCGGAAAATTATGATGTTGTGGTTACGGCCAACCTTTATGGGGACATCATCTCCGATATTGCAGCGGAAATAGGCGGATCTGTTGGTATGGCCGGTTCTGCCAATATAGGACGGAATGTAGCCATGTTCGAGGCCATCCACGGTTCTGCTCCGGATATCGCAGGGCAGGGCATAGCAAATCCTTCCGGTTTGATCAATGCCGCCGTTGCCATGTTGGCCCATGTTGGACAGCCCGAAGTAGGGGACAAAATAAAAAATGCCTGGTTAACCACATTGGAACAAGGATTCCATACTGCGGATATCTATAGGGAAGGTGTGAGTGCCCAAAAGGTAAATACCCAAGGGTTTGCGGACAAGGTCATTGGGAATTTGGACCAACTTCCCGAAAAACTACCGATCAGTACCCTGGCCAATGGGAAAGGAATTGTTCACATTCCCGATTATGTACGCAAACAGCAGGAAAAGGAATTGGTGGGCGTGGACGTGTTCTTGGATTGGCAGGGCAAAGATCCCAACGAATTGGGAGATGCACTTTCAGGAATAGACGTGTATCGACTAAAGCTTAAAATGATTACCAATCGAGGGGTAAAGGTCTACCCCAAAGGACTTAAGGAAACCTATTGCACCGATCACTGGCGTTGTCGATTTGTTGGTGTTGAAGCAAAAATCGATAGGGCTGAACCAGAGTATGCACCCATTGAATTTGAACAAGTGGTCGCTTTATTGTCCAAATTAAACTATCTGGGCTATGATGTGATCAAAACGGAGAATCTCTACAAATTTGATGGAAAACGCGGATTTTCCTTGGGGCAGGGAGAATAA
- a CDS encoding beta-N-acetylhexosaminidase yields the protein MNTRSFLSSLIASFSIVLFIGCSDAPKKIAYPETDLSQAALIPKPLKVVATNSAFGLDSKTAIYTAQATNGFEKVGQFLSNKIQAQLSLDIPVNESPLEAVERIIYINQTEALESDAPEAYQLDIKNDSVLLNARTAAGAFRGIQTLRQLIPEQSNDTLAEQPMWLIPSGKIDDAPNFDYRGAMLDVARHFFTVEEVKKYIDLLAYYKYNAFHMHLTDDQGWRIEIKSWPKLTEIGAQSEVGGGPGGFYTQEEFKELVAYAAERHIQVIPEIDMPGHTNAANLSYPIFHAKGKAETPRVRTDMKVGYSSFDAYKDTVYAFLDDVVREITAISPSPYFHIGGDESHATPKKDYIHFVEKVEKIVQKHGKKAIGWNEIAQANISQTTIGQFWNEPESALKMVEKGNKIILSPAKKIYLDMKYDTLSKHGLHWAAYIPVDDAYNWDPETYVEGVPKEQILGIEAPLWSETISNSAELEYLAFPRAIGYAELGWTPADQRNWEEYKTRLKGQVPYLNRNNVNFYKTELVDWEN from the coding sequence ATGAATACCCGTAGTTTCCTTTCAAGCCTTATCGCTTCTTTTTCCATTGTTCTCTTTATCGGCTGTTCCGACGCGCCCAAGAAAATAGCATATCCAGAAACAGATTTGTCCCAAGCTGCACTTATCCCCAAACCCTTAAAGGTGGTCGCTACCAATTCAGCCTTTGGATTGGACAGCAAAACCGCCATTTACACCGCACAGGCTACCAATGGATTTGAAAAGGTTGGGCAGTTTTTATCGAATAAAATCCAAGCGCAATTAAGCCTTGACATCCCCGTGAATGAAAGTCCTTTGGAAGCGGTAGAGCGCATCATATATATCAATCAAACCGAGGCTTTGGAATCAGATGCCCCGGAAGCCTATCAATTGGATATCAAAAATGATAGTGTGTTGCTAAATGCCCGCACCGCGGCAGGTGCCTTTAGGGGTATCCAGACCCTACGGCAGTTGATACCGGAACAAAGCAACGATACTTTGGCGGAACAGCCTATGTGGCTCATCCCTTCGGGAAAGATAGATGATGCCCCTAACTTTGACTATAGGGGTGCCATGTTGGATGTGGCACGGCATTTTTTCACGGTTGAAGAAGTTAAGAAGTATATTGACCTCTTGGCTTATTATAAATACAACGCTTTCCATATGCACTTGACGGACGACCAAGGGTGGCGAATTGAAATCAAGTCCTGGCCCAAGCTAACAGAGATTGGTGCGCAAAGTGAAGTAGGTGGTGGCCCAGGCGGGTTCTATACCCAGGAGGAATTCAAGGAACTGGTAGCGTACGCCGCGGAACGCCATATACAGGTCATTCCGGAAATAGATATGCCAGGCCATACCAATGCCGCCAATCTGAGCTATCCTATTTTTCATGCCAAAGGGAAAGCGGAGACCCCAAGGGTACGCACGGATATGAAAGTGGGATATAGCTCATTTGATGCATACAAGGATACGGTATATGCCTTCCTGGACGATGTGGTTCGCGAAATTACGGCGATTTCTCCCAGTCCCTATTTCCATATTGGTGGTGACGAAAGCCATGCGACACCTAAAAAGGATTACATTCATTTTGTGGAAAAGGTGGAAAAAATCGTACAAAAACATGGAAAGAAGGCCATTGGATGGAATGAAATTGCCCAGGCAAATATCAGTCAGACAACTATTGGTCAATTTTGGAACGAACCCGAAAGTGCCCTGAAAATGGTGGAAAAAGGAAATAAAATCATTCTTTCCCCCGCCAAAAAAATCTACTTGGACATGAAATACGATACCCTTTCCAAACATGGCCTGCATTGGGCTGCGTACATTCCTGTTGATGATGCCTATAACTGGGATCCTGAAACTTATGTGGAAGGAGTGCCCAAGGAGCAGATTTTGGGGATAGAGGCCCCTCTTTGGTCAGAGACCATCAGTAATAGTGCGGAACTGGAATATTTGGCATTTCCAAGGGCCATTGGCTATGCGGAGTTGGGATGGACTCCTGCCGACCAGCGGAATTGGGAAGAATATAAAACACGATTGAAAGGACAGGTTCCTTACCTGAACCGCAATAACGTGAATTTTTACAAAACGGAATTAGTGGATTGGGAAAACTAA